In a single window of the Bacteroides acidifaciens genome:
- a CDS encoding SusC/RagA family TonB-linked outer membrane protein: protein MKKNQAQKFIVLFLFFLFAYSWRAEAQTGKEKQITMEFKNEGLPSIFKRFEKVSGYKVLFIYDEISSYTSTGKVEKATVDAALKVIIGKNPLKYHIDGQFINITKKDSKKFFSQVKGKVLSEEDGLPVIGATIIVEDPSSNIRTITDNNGNFQLSDVPKDSRVKISYVGLETQFLNPSSQMSVVMKADTKALDEVVVTGMFNRKKEGFTGSAVTIKGEDLKKYSTNNVAKAIAAVAPGLRIVDNINMGSNPNGLPDMRMRGGANMDMATQSAVEFNSTSNDVLAVQGEYETYANQPLLIMDGFEISIQTLADMDPDRVASIVVLKDAAATAIYGSRAANGVIVIESKTPKPGRIWVTYGGELRIEAPDMTGYNLMNAREKIDAELQSGLYTYGGETVEKWKLYQSKLREVLAGVNTYWLDKPLQTAFQQRHTVTLEGGDEALRYRMYVGYNSSPGVMKDSKRDVLTGSLDFQYRLKKVLLKNSITLDNSVANESPWGSFSEYTRLNPYLRPYGENGEIQKRLDNFEGVGGESSYLNPMYNTTFNSKDQSKNFTVRELFRVEYNPTNELRFEGAFNLSKSVGHRDIFRPAQHTLFDNVTDPTLRGDYRRSQSEAVNWGIDLTGSWNKQLEDHYLTANARMSVLESNSETYGNYVTGFPNDNMDNLLFGKKYNEKVTGDERTTRSIGWVAAGGYSYKYKYSFDFNIRLDGSSQFGRNNRWAPFWSTGLRWDLKKENFMKNVSFISDFILRGTYGTTGSQGFDPYQAHGYYTYSNLLLPYYSSDATGSEILAMHNENLKWQTTKSANLALELGFLDQRLTARVEYYRKITDNMVTSVSLAPSLGFSSYPENLGKIENKGWEISLSAIPYKNTAKQAYWTITVNGSRNTDKLLEISEAMKHRNDMNASNLKDTPLPRYEEGESLSRIWVVRSLGIDPASGNEILLKRNGEMTSAVNWNANDVVPIGNTEPTWQGYINSSFTYKGWGADVSFRYQYGGQVYNQTLIDKVENANLKYNVDRRVSQLRWAKPGDKAQFRALNPSGWDTKATSRFIMDENIFQGSSLSVYYRMDRTNTKFISHWGLSSAKVTFNMEDFFYWSTVKRERGLYYPYSRQFTFALNVAF from the coding sequence ATGAAAAAGAATCAAGCACAAAAGTTCATTGTCTTATTCTTGTTTTTCCTTTTTGCCTATTCATGGCGTGCTGAAGCACAAACAGGTAAGGAAAAGCAAATAACAATGGAGTTTAAAAATGAAGGGTTGCCTTCTATTTTTAAACGTTTTGAAAAGGTATCGGGGTATAAAGTACTTTTTATCTACGATGAAATCAGTTCTTATACTTCTACCGGAAAAGTAGAAAAAGCTACAGTCGATGCTGCATTGAAAGTGATTATTGGAAAAAATCCGTTGAAATACCACATTGACGGACAATTCATAAATATCACAAAAAAAGATTCTAAGAAGTTTTTCTCACAAGTAAAAGGAAAAGTTCTTTCCGAGGAAGACGGGCTTCCGGTGATTGGTGCCACTATTATAGTGGAAGATCCTAGTAGTAATATCCGTACTATTACAGATAATAATGGTAATTTTCAGCTCTCTGACGTTCCGAAAGATAGCCGGGTCAAAATATCGTATGTAGGTTTGGAAACCCAGTTCTTGAATCCTTCATCTCAGATGTCGGTAGTGATGAAAGCCGATACGAAGGCGTTGGATGAAGTAGTGGTGACAGGTATGTTTAATAGAAAGAAAGAGGGATTCACTGGTTCTGCCGTTACTATTAAAGGAGAAGATCTGAAAAAGTATAGTACAAATAATGTAGCTAAAGCGATAGCCGCTGTTGCTCCCGGACTTCGTATTGTGGATAACATCAATATGGGATCTAATCCGAATGGTTTGCCTGATATGCGTATGCGTGGCGGTGCAAATATGGATATGGCTACGCAGTCGGCAGTAGAGTTTAATTCTACCAGTAATGATGTATTGGCAGTTCAGGGTGAATATGAGACTTATGCTAACCAACCCTTGCTTATCATGGACGGATTTGAAATCAGTATACAGACGCTTGCCGATATGGATCCCGACCGTGTTGCTTCTATCGTTGTGTTGAAAGATGCGGCAGCTACGGCTATTTATGGTTCGCGTGCGGCAAATGGAGTAATTGTTATCGAGAGCAAGACTCCCAAACCGGGGCGGATTTGGGTGACGTATGGTGGGGAACTTCGTATTGAAGCTCCGGACATGACCGGATATAACCTGATGAATGCAAGAGAGAAGATAGACGCAGAGTTGCAAAGCGGGCTTTATACATACGGTGGCGAGACTGTTGAAAAATGGAAGCTCTATCAATCTAAATTGCGTGAAGTATTGGCAGGAGTCAATACGTATTGGTTGGACAAACCTTTGCAGACAGCTTTCCAACAGCGGCATACGGTTACGTTGGAAGGTGGTGACGAAGCTTTGCGTTATCGGATGTATGTCGGATATAATAGTTCTCCGGGTGTGATGAAAGACAGTAAGCGTGATGTATTGACCGGTTCACTTGATTTTCAGTATCGTCTGAAAAAGGTATTGTTAAAGAATAGCATTACGTTGGATAATTCGGTAGCTAATGAGTCTCCGTGGGGAAGTTTTAGTGAATATACCCGTTTGAATCCTTATCTGCGTCCGTATGGAGAGAACGGAGAAATACAAAAACGACTTGATAATTTTGAAGGAGTAGGTGGTGAGTCGAGCTATCTGAATCCGATGTACAATACAACATTCAACAGCAAAGATCAAAGCAAGAACTTTACCGTACGTGAACTTTTCAGGGTGGAATATAATCCTACTAATGAATTGCGGTTTGAAGGAGCTTTCAACTTGTCCAAGAGTGTGGGACATCGTGATATTTTCCGTCCTGCACAGCATACGCTTTTTGATAATGTGACTGATCCTACTTTAAGAGGTGATTATCGCAGAAGTCAGAGCGAAGCTGTCAATTGGGGTATAGATTTGACAGGAAGCTGGAATAAGCAACTGGAAGATCACTACCTGACTGCTAATGCACGTATGAGTGTATTGGAGAGTAATTCGGAAACTTATGGAAACTATGTGACTGGTTTCCCGAATGATAATATGGATAACTTGCTGTTTGGTAAGAAATATAATGAAAAAGTGACGGGAGATGAGAGGACCACACGCTCCATTGGTTGGGTGGCTGCCGGAGGCTATTCTTATAAATATAAGTATTCGTTCGACTTTAATATACGTTTGGACGGCTCTTCACAGTTTGGAAGAAATAACCGTTGGGCTCCTTTCTGGTCAACCGGATTACGTTGGGATTTGAAAAAAGAGAACTTCATGAAAAATGTATCTTTTATTTCTGATTTCATTTTGAGGGGTACATACGGTACGACTGGTTCGCAAGGTTTTGATCCTTACCAGGCACACGGTTATTATACATATTCTAATCTGCTGCTTCCTTATTACTCATCGGATGCAACAGGGTCGGAAATCCTGGCCATGCATAATGAAAATTTGAAATGGCAGACTACCAAAAGCGCTAATCTTGCCTTGGAACTCGGTTTCTTAGACCAACGTCTTACCGCCCGTGTGGAGTATTACCGGAAAATAACAGATAATATGGTTACTTCGGTAAGTCTTGCCCCTTCTCTTGGTTTCAGCAGTTATCCTGAAAACCTGGGAAAGATAGAGAATAAAGGTTGGGAAATTTCTCTGTCGGCTATTCCTTATAAGAATACTGCCAAACAGGCTTATTGGACAATTACAGTAAACGGTTCCCGCAATACTGACAAACTGTTGGAGATATCAGAAGCAATGAAACATAGGAATGACATGAATGCATCCAATCTGAAAGATACACCGTTGCCACGTTATGAAGAAGGAGAATCTCTTTCCCGCATTTGGGTAGTACGTTCATTAGGTATCGATCCCGCTTCCGGAAATGAAATATTATTAAAGCGTAACGGAGAAATGACCAGCGCCGTTAACTGGAATGCGAACGATGTAGTTCCTATTGGTAATACAGAACCTACATGGCAAGGATATATTAACTCTTCCTTTACCTATAAAGGTTGGGGAGCAGATGTCAGTTTCAGATACCAATATGGCGGTCAGGTATATAACCAGACTTTGATTGATAAAGTGGAAAATGCCAATCTGAAATATAATGTAGACCGACGTGTGAGCCAGTTGCGTTGGGCTAAACCAGGCGACAAGGCACAATTCCGTGCCCTTAATCCTAGCGGTTGGGATACGAAGGCCACCTCCCGGTTTATCATGGATGAAAATATATTCCAGGGAAGTTCGTTGTCTGTCTACTATCGTATGGATCGTACCAATACTAAATTTATCAGCCATTGGGGATTGAGTTCTGCCAAAGTAACGTTTAATATGGAAGACTTTTTCTATTGGTCTACCGTGAAACGCGAAAGAGGTTTATACTATCCCTATTCCCGTCAGTTTACATTTGCTTTGAATGTTGCTTTCTAA
- a CDS encoding RagB/SusD family nutrient uptake outer membrane protein, whose translation MKQLIYILLTTTMLGLMSCSDWLDVSPKTSIPTDKQFESESGFKDALTGIYLKLGTKTLYAGDLTYAYLDELAGLYSDYPGYNTNAVFNQSIVFDYENMFLSKKNGIYSAMYNIIANINNFLEYVDKNKDVLVTERYYETMKGEALGLRAFLHFDLLRMFGPIYKEHSASKAIPYRTAFDKDATPVLSASEVVDAILKDLNAAEKLLEESDPLDFFTDQMGEDATEVNPFLVNREFRMNLYAVKAMLARVYCYKGDAESKRLAVEYAKQVIAASKYFTLYKSQTASNYNSIRYAEQIFGITVNEFSNLLIGNYMDMENTNTQQHFYLDGDKFNAFYETASAGNTDWRRIAEMFEVVDGGNQANVFCRKYNQKPLNSGYTYSGANAVPLIRLPEMYYIVAECASSALESADALNTVRFARGISYSDEIPTTGYDDLDTTSEEDKNQTKRINEIMKEYRKEYFAEGQLFYFLKAHNYSTYYGCGVETMTEAHYQMTLPDDEYIFGNNSK comes from the coding sequence ATGAAACAGTTAATATATATATTATTGACAACAACCATGCTGGGACTTATGTCTTGCAGCGACTGGTTGGATGTATCTCCGAAGACTTCTATTCCTACCGACAAGCAATTTGAGTCGGAATCCGGATTTAAAGATGCTCTTACGGGTATTTATTTGAAGTTGGGCACCAAGACATTGTATGCCGGAGACTTGACTTATGCATATTTGGATGAGTTGGCAGGATTATATTCCGATTATCCGGGATATAATACAAACGCTGTTTTCAATCAAAGTATCGTATTTGATTATGAGAACATGTTTTTGAGTAAGAAAAACGGGATTTACTCGGCAATGTATAACATCATAGCCAATATTAACAACTTCCTGGAGTACGTAGACAAAAATAAAGATGTCTTGGTGACCGAACGCTATTATGAAACCATGAAGGGAGAGGCTCTCGGGCTTCGTGCTTTTCTCCATTTTGATTTGTTGCGCATGTTCGGTCCTATTTACAAGGAACATTCTGCATCCAAAGCTATACCCTACCGTACAGCTTTTGATAAGGACGCTACACCTGTTTTATCGGCCAGCGAAGTGGTTGATGCCATTCTCAAAGATTTGAATGCTGCTGAAAAATTGCTGGAAGAGAGTGACCCTCTTGACTTCTTTACCGATCAGATGGGTGAAGATGCTACAGAGGTAAATCCTTTTCTTGTCAATCGTGAATTTCGTATGAATCTATATGCGGTGAAAGCTATGCTGGCCCGTGTATATTGTTATAAAGGGGATGCGGAAAGCAAAAGATTGGCTGTGGAGTATGCTAAACAAGTGATTGCTGCCTCTAAATATTTTACGCTGTACAAATCGCAGACAGCTTCCAATTACAATTCCATACGTTACGCAGAGCAAATATTCGGAATAACAGTCAATGAATTCTCCAATCTGCTTATTGGAAACTATATGGATATGGAGAATACTAACACCCAGCAACATTTCTACTTGGATGGAGATAAATTTAATGCTTTCTATGAAACAGCCAGTGCGGGGAATACCGATTGGAGAAGAATTGCAGAAATGTTTGAAGTTGTTGACGGAGGAAACCAGGCAAATGTTTTCTGTAGAAAATATAACCAGAAACCTTTGAATAGCGGATATACTTATTCCGGTGCCAATGCCGTTCCGTTGATACGTTTGCCTGAAATGTACTATATTGTAGCAGAGTGTGCATCTTCTGCATTGGAAAGTGCTGATGCACTGAACACCGTACGTTTTGCTCGGGGTATTTCTTACAGCGATGAGATACCGACTACCGGATATGATGATCTTGATACTACTTCGGAAGAAGACAAAAACCAGACTAAACGTATCAATGAAATAATGAAAGAATATAGAAAAGAATATTTTGCAGAAGGACAACTTTTCTATTTTTTGAAAGCGCATAATTACAGCACTTATTACGGCTGTGGGGTAGAAACAATGACTGAAGCCCATTATCAGATGACATTGCCGGATGATGAGTATATTTTTGGAAACAACTCTAAATGA
- a CDS encoding DUF4843 domain-containing protein: MKRIIYFILAILVCGIYAGCSENEIDLYDQTSRINFYGSLHIRTLVDTDYVKKDDPYAIDSFTVKIQGDLLKENRDFCVKVSPNSDYQKPVDVLLESKYTYTELDTVCQVFYYKIKRPAVEVGRKVYGCFLEFDLNNPLHQFDKGLVEQHQIPLNVRWELKTDEWGCWSGYKYGSYSDEKYMFIMDVCGCVYEELEEEDYDKVKQAYKEYREAGNPPILGEDGDEIVYE, from the coding sequence ATGAAACGTATTATATATTTTATTTTAGCTATTCTTGTTTGTGGCATCTATGCAGGATGCAGCGAGAATGAGATAGACTTGTATGATCAGACATCTCGTATCAATTTCTATGGAAGTCTGCATATCCGCACATTGGTTGATACAGACTATGTGAAAAAAGATGATCCTTATGCCATAGACAGTTTTACGGTGAAAATACAGGGGGATCTTTTGAAAGAGAACCGTGATTTCTGTGTGAAAGTTAGTCCGAATAGTGATTATCAGAAGCCGGTAGATGTATTGTTGGAAAGCAAGTATACATACACTGAATTGGATACGGTTTGCCAGGTATTCTATTATAAAATTAAACGTCCGGCAGTAGAGGTAGGTAGAAAAGTCTATGGCTGTTTTCTGGAGTTTGATTTGAACAATCCTCTTCATCAGTTTGACAAAGGGCTGGTTGAGCAGCATCAAATACCTTTAAATGTCAGATGGGAGTTGAAAACGGATGAATGGGGTTGTTGGAGCGGATATAAATATGGCAGCTATAGTGACGAGAAATATATGTTCATTATGGATGTATGTGGGTGTGTGTATGAGGAACTGGAAGAGGAGGATTATGACAAAGTCAAACAAGCTTACAAGGAATATAGAGAAGCGGGAAATCCTCCTATTTTAGGTGAAGACGGTGATGAAATTGTTTATGAATAA
- a CDS encoding PKD-like family lipoprotein, with protein sequence MRKYIIYIASFIGAALLQTGCYDDKGDYDYHDVNMMEIVIPETKLRMPKEEAVEVSIMPQISQTLEQNEENLVFQWKRLNPNATLGSDRLSDYTDYSVGKECKITVEPNESDNIGLMLVVSDEKNGTMWYQQGQVTIIKPFNPCWFVLQEKENKGVLGAIEGTSEGYYVYPDVFLSETGNTFPLDGKPLAVTTRRKYGPIDQMSAMIIGLKTVPVLTLVTDKDAALFTPSSLIMKFQADKILFEPVQQGKAIKIDTYKMDKHGELFVNDGKSYFAYMDGCCVPYSIKNNATGDYPSVSVYGSYGKKLLFFDSSTHSFLRRNALSSYGDYLNPSNNAKAIRERGTIWDDKYPIQASAIDFNDGDGSAFDPNNIDPSLQVRTIVTGGSGGNNAYAIASTQSGKDLTVFKFSNDTPTCAGLYTVSLPSDINVETAKFAASYAYTADLLFVASANKLYRIDLNRSQVTELYQYEADPSAQITCLKFKDAENEEELGMSLGLGVNTADKGLVVELQLTVAGDVSRGENSICVYEDPNQPIGKIVDISYNYE encoded by the coding sequence ATGAGGAAATATATCATCTATATAGCAAGTTTTATCGGAGCGGCTTTATTGCAAACAGGCTGTTACGATGACAAGGGAGATTACGATTATCATGATGTGAATATGATGGAAATTGTAATACCTGAAACCAAGTTGCGTATGCCGAAGGAAGAAGCGGTGGAAGTTTCTATTATGCCGCAGATTTCTCAGACATTGGAACAGAATGAAGAAAATCTTGTATTTCAGTGGAAGCGTCTCAATCCGAATGCCACGTTGGGTTCGGACCGCTTGTCTGATTATACGGATTATTCTGTAGGAAAAGAGTGTAAGATAACTGTTGAACCTAATGAATCTGATAATATAGGTTTGATGTTGGTTGTTTCGGATGAAAAGAATGGAACTATGTGGTATCAGCAAGGACAGGTGACAATAATCAAGCCATTTAATCCTTGTTGGTTTGTCCTTCAGGAGAAAGAAAATAAGGGAGTGCTTGGAGCTATTGAAGGAACATCGGAAGGGTATTATGTATATCCGGATGTATTTCTGTCGGAAACAGGAAATACGTTTCCTCTGGATGGAAAGCCATTAGCTGTGACTACCCGACGCAAATACGGTCCGATTGATCAGATGTCTGCTATGATTATAGGATTAAAAACTGTTCCTGTTCTTACGTTAGTGACAGATAAGGATGCGGCTTTATTTACTCCGAGTTCGTTAATAATGAAATTTCAGGCGGATAAGATATTATTTGAGCCGGTTCAACAAGGCAAAGCAATAAAAATTGATACTTATAAAATGGATAAACATGGCGAATTGTTTGTGAATGACGGTAAGTCTTATTTCGCCTATATGGATGGTTGTTGCGTACCTTATTCTATTAAGAATAACGCTACTGGTGATTATCCTTCTGTTTCTGTTTATGGTTCTTATGGAAAAAAATTGCTTTTTTTTGATTCTTCTACACATTCTTTCTTGAGGCGTAATGCTTTGTCTAGTTATGGTGATTATCTCAATCCTTCTAATAATGCTAAAGCTATTCGCGAGAGGGGTACTATATGGGATGATAAATATCCGATACAAGCTTCTGCAATTGATTTTAATGATGGAGATGGAAGTGCCTTTGATCCGAATAACATTGATCCTTCTCTACAAGTGAGAACGATTGTCACAGGAGGAAGTGGTGGTAATAATGCTTATGCCATTGCTTCTACTCAGAGCGGGAAAGATTTGACGGTATTTAAGTTTAGCAATGATACTCCTACTTGTGCAGGTTTATATACTGTTTCTTTACCGTCGGATATAAATGTGGAAACTGCAAAGTTTGCTGCTTCTTATGCTTATACGGCAGATCTTCTGTTTGTAGCTTCCGCTAACAAGTTATATCGAATAGACTTGAATCGTAGTCAGGTGACAGAACTTTATCAATATGAAGCAGACCCGTCAGCACAAATCACGTGTTTGAAGTTTAAGGATGCTGAAAATGAAGAAGAACTCGGTATGTCTCTCGGATTGGGTGTCAATACTGCTGACAAGGGTTTAGTTGTCGAATTACAGCTGACAGTGGCGGGAGATGTATCCCGTGGAGAAAACAGTATTTGTGTTTACGAAGATCCCAATCAGCCTATCGGAAAGATTGTTGATATTAGTTATAATTACGAATAG
- a CDS encoding zinc-dependent metalloprotease, protein MLKGMISAIFLAVACTFLYGQQPSIATFLKGRAPVEVIPGMFTTYRSDKHIYWEIPDSLVGREFAVTTTILTAPARPDRDMEKKFGYSGDMIGPVFFSFQKQGDELWIMDPQYERVIENPEGVYAKIAAQQGNGRLYKRLPIITKTQGSSLVEIGEILKDFPLFTLDIVSFDLSIGTRLREKDSIKEIKGYDNRLLIHASRAYRSSSMRMPGKPVAPPYIGDWDTGICIKLLSKKPLEAVTANAGTYFTIGKECFQGDQPAIRKSVVKRWRLEIRAEDEEKYMRGELVDPIQPIIFYIDRNTPEKYIGCIIEAVRDWRPAFEKAGFKNAIDARLAPTAEEDPDFSIYDSTYPFISWKISGQNNAYGPTPCEPRSGEIIACHIGIFCSVLNLEQKWYFAQCGANDPQAWNIELPDSLQFEQIKQVLTHEVGHTLGLEHNFLGSSHYSIDQLRDNDFLSQYSIGSSIMDYVRCNYALRPQDKVDLKNRRIRVGEYDKWAIEWGYRIFPGKNASEREKNRALWNQEKQKDPLLHFLGGIDVRAQAEDLGNDHVAVNTQGIENLKYLCEHPDVWNVTDKTSLRVLQGRYEAVLEHYKQWVQHVLSHLGGKRLAEPDEEHIYIPEKADYNKKVMSFIQAYILQPPVWMFDEKLTAKLEIDGSREFDRFYEELMSEMIRSLREVERTENVGEDMLSVDEFLESIHKELFSEWADNIPVSDAKYKVQLLYVSKLAKLLDRSEKITSSRLLVSIMQALNRIKEESLDYSHKITDLVAQKRAMFLVDSIGFE, encoded by the coding sequence ATGCTAAAAGGAATGATCAGTGCAATATTTCTAGCTGTTGCCTGTACTTTTTTGTACGGGCAACAGCCAAGTATTGCTACTTTCTTAAAGGGGAGAGCCCCTGTGGAAGTTATTCCCGGTATGTTTACTACCTATCGAAGTGACAAACATATATATTGGGAAATTCCGGATTCATTGGTTGGACGTGAATTTGCTGTAACGACTACCATTCTGACTGCTCCTGCCCGTCCGGACCGGGATATGGAAAAGAAATTCGGATATTCGGGTGACATGATAGGTCCGGTATTTTTTAGTTTTCAAAAACAGGGTGACGAGTTGTGGATAATGGATCCACAATATGAAAGAGTGATAGAAAACCCTGAGGGAGTATATGCCAAGATTGCCGCCCAACAGGGAAATGGCAGACTTTACAAGAGATTGCCGATCATAACAAAGACTCAAGGAAGTAGTTTGGTAGAGATTGGTGAAATATTAAAAGATTTCCCTTTGTTTACTCTCGATATTGTATCTTTTGATTTATCAATAGGTACGCGTTTAAGAGAGAAAGATTCTATCAAAGAAATTAAAGGATATGACAACCGCCTGTTAATACACGCATCACGAGCTTATCGAAGTTCGTCAATGAGAATGCCTGGCAAGCCTGTTGCACCTCCTTATATTGGAGATTGGGATACGGGTATTTGCATTAAATTATTATCCAAGAAACCGTTGGAGGCAGTTACTGCAAATGCCGGAACTTATTTTACGATCGGCAAGGAGTGTTTTCAAGGAGATCAGCCTGCTATTCGGAAATCTGTTGTCAAACGATGGCGGCTGGAAATAAGGGCGGAAGATGAAGAAAAATACATGAGGGGCGAACTGGTAGACCCCATCCAGCCTATTATTTTTTATATAGACCGTAATACACCGGAAAAGTACATCGGCTGTATCATTGAAGCGGTGCGCGACTGGCGTCCGGCTTTCGAGAAAGCCGGGTTTAAGAATGCCATCGATGCACGGCTGGCTCCCACTGCCGAGGAAGATCCTGATTTTAGTATTTATGACAGCACTTATCCGTTTATTTCATGGAAGATATCAGGGCAAAATAACGCTTATGGACCTACTCCATGCGAACCCCGGTCCGGTGAGATTATAGCTTGCCACATCGGTATTTTTTGCAGTGTCTTGAATTTGGAACAGAAATGGTATTTCGCCCAATGTGGAGCGAATGATCCGCAGGCATGGAATATAGAGCTGCCGGACTCTTTGCAATTCGAACAGATAAAACAAGTGCTGACACATGAAGTGGGTCATACATTAGGGTTGGAACATAACTTTTTGGGTAGTTCTCATTACTCCATCGATCAATTACGTGATAATGACTTTTTAAGTCAATATAGTATCGGTAGTTCCATTATGGATTATGTGCGGTGTAATTATGCTTTGCGTCCTCAGGATAAGGTCGATTTGAAAAACAGGCGGATACGTGTCGGTGAATATGATAAGTGGGCTATCGAATGGGGCTACCGGATATTTCCGGGCAAGAATGCTTCCGAAAGAGAAAAGAACAGGGCCCTTTGGAATCAGGAAAAACAGAAAGATCCCTTATTGCATTTCTTGGGCGGAATAGATGTACGTGCCCAGGCGGAAGATTTGGGCAATGACCATGTGGCGGTTAATACACAGGGAATAGAGAACCTGAAATATTTGTGTGAACATCCGGATGTATGGAATGTGACAGATAAAACGTCCTTGCGTGTATTACAAGGGCGTTATGAAGCGGTATTGGAGCATTACAAACAGTGGGTGCAACATGTGCTGTCGCATTTAGGCGGAAAGCGTCTTGCCGAACCGGATGAGGAGCATATTTACATACCCGAAAAGGCTGATTACAATAAGAAGGTTATGAGCTTTATACAAGCTTACATATTACAACCGCCTGTGTGGATGTTTGATGAAAAACTTACCGCTAAATTAGAAATAGACGGTAGCCGGGAGTTCGACCGCTTTTATGAAGAGCTGATGTCGGAAATGATTCGTTCCCTCCGCGAAGTGGAAAGAACGGAGAATGTTGGTGAGGATATGTTGTCTGTAGATGAGTTTTTGGAAAGCATACATAAAGAATTGTTTTCCGAATGGGCTGACAATATTCCTGTAAGTGATGCCAAGTATAAAGTGCAGCTGCTTTATGTGAGTAAACTTGCTAAATTGTTGGATAGATCAGAAAAGATAACTTCGTCGAGATTATTGGTTTCCATTATGCAGGCTTTGAATAGAATAAAGGAGGAAAGTCTTGATTATAGCCATAAGATTACGGATCTGGTTGCCCAAAAACGGGCAATGTTTCTTGTAGATAGTATTGGGTTTGAATGA